In a genomic window of Anaerolineae bacterium:
- a CDS encoding O-antigen ligase family protein: MLRRTARWIADRELWPLAVGAALAIFFPGYAAYGLLLILLLWLIRWAARGRPAVPCPYNLPALILLLMAGVSLVISVDPMTSFVWAARLVAGIALMLGIVNWARSEAHLAVLGIAMTAVGLGMALLTPLGIEWPRTLEVAAERLPASSTWLTALRGSFNPNMMAGALAVLIPFPLALLLFSPVRYPSVRGAVLRPIAWLMERIWVRLPFCLLTLAVVPAALFVTQSRGGWLGAGAALWVLMAGRWPGWGILLPAAVGAGGYVLWHSDLLTTPQRYLVTSSLSSLAGRGDIWLRALYVLRDFPFTGVGLGMFGKAAEWLYPKFNGFNVVHYPHAHNLFLQVGADLGVPGLLAYLWLLGAAFWAGAAAARGLGRQGKRGLQGLAWACLAGLAGMTVHGMLDATTWVVGKGGFVPFMVMGLAMALMAYSRRGTDEKGSEITG; encoded by the coding sequence ATGCTGCGCAGGACTGCCCGGTGGATCGCGGATAGGGAGCTGTGGCCGCTGGCAGTCGGGGCGGCGCTGGCAATCTTCTTCCCGGGATATGCCGCCTATGGCCTACTGCTGATCCTCCTCCTGTGGCTGATCCGATGGGCGGCCCGCGGCCGGCCGGCGGTCCCCTGCCCCTACAACCTCCCCGCGCTCATCCTACTGCTGATGGCCGGCGTCTCGCTGGTTATCTCAGTGGACCCGATGACCTCTTTCGTCTGGGCGGCGCGGCTGGTCGCCGGCATTGCGCTCATGCTCGGCATCGTCAACTGGGCGCGGAGCGAGGCCCATCTGGCCGTGCTGGGGATTGCCATGACGGCGGTGGGCCTGGGCATGGCGCTCCTCACCCCGCTGGGCATCGAATGGCCGCGCACCCTGGAGGTGGCGGCGGAACGCCTGCCGGCCTCGTCCACCTGGTTGACCGCTCTGCGCGGCAGTTTTAACCCGAACATGATGGCCGGCGCCCTGGCGGTGCTGATCCCCTTTCCCCTGGCCCTGCTCCTCTTCTCTCCTGTCCGCTACCCTTCCGTTCGTGGGGCTGTCCTGCGCCCCATCGCCTGGCTTATGGAGCGCATCTGGGTGCGCCTGCCCTTCTGCCTGCTGACCCTGGCGGTCGTACCGGCGGCGCTGTTCGTCACACAGTCGCGCGGCGGATGGCTCGGCGCCGGCGCGGCCCTGTGGGTGCTCATGGCGGGCCGCTGGCCCGGCTGGGGCATCCTCCTGCCGGCCGCCGTGGGCGCCGGCGGGTATGTCCTGTGGCATTCCGACCTGCTCACCACCCCACAGCGCTACCTGGTCACCAGTTCGCTGAGCAGTCTGGCCGGCCGCGGGGATATCTGGCTCAGAGCGCTGTATGTCCTGCGCGATTTCCCCTTCACCGGCGTGGGGTTGGGCATGTTCGGGAAAGCGGCGGAATGGCTGTATCCCAAGTTTAACGGCTTCAACGTGGTCCATTACCCCCATGCGCATAACCTTTTCCTGCAGGTAGGGGCTGACCTGGGCGTTCCCGGCCTGCTGGCCTATCTCTGGCTGTTGGGGGCAGCCTTCTGGGCCGGCGCCGCGGCGGCGCGGGGCCTGGGCCGGCAGGGCAAACGGGGCCTGCAGGGGCTGGCCTGGGCCTGCCTGGCGGGGCTGGCCGGCATGACTGTGCACGGCATGCTGGATGCCACGACCTGGGTCGTCGGCAAGGGCGGGTTTGTCCCCTTCATGGTCATGGGCCTGGCAATGGCGCTGATGGCATACAGCCGGCGTGGAACAGACGAAAAAGGGTCAGAGATTACCGGCTGA